The Spirochaetaceae bacterium genome has a segment encoding these proteins:
- the phoU gene encoding phosphate signaling complex protein PhoU, with amino-acid sequence MVNGESSPLRGQFDLSMEQLRGALLVMGQQVERSIRGSVNALGRHDVNAAVVVLREEADVNRMHHEIDDSCLRLLATEQPVATDLRQIVGTLNVIGQLERIGDLAVHVASVAQRLAPEQFSRGVGAIMQMAEDVCAMVGDSLQAFVSRDAAMAEQVSARDRKVDEVYANIFRDLLSYMMENTRNVAQASSLLFVAKQLERVGDHSTNICESVILVTTGKHVDLNRD; translated from the coding sequence GTGGTTAACGGCGAGTCTTCCCCGTTGCGCGGCCAGTTCGATCTCTCCATGGAGCAGCTCAGGGGGGCGCTGCTGGTAATGGGGCAGCAGGTGGAACGCTCCATCCGCGGCTCCGTGAACGCGCTCGGCCGGCATGACGTGAACGCCGCCGTGGTGGTGTTGCGGGAGGAGGCGGACGTCAACCGGATGCATCACGAGATCGACGACTCCTGCCTGCGCTTGCTGGCGACCGAGCAGCCGGTGGCCACCGACCTGCGGCAGATCGTCGGCACCCTCAACGTCATCGGGCAACTCGAACGCATCGGCGACCTGGCCGTGCACGTGGCGAGCGTGGCGCAGCGTCTGGCCCCGGAGCAGTTTTCGCGCGGCGTGGGCGCCATCATGCAAATGGCGGAAGACGTGTGCGCCATGGTAGGCGACTCCCTGCAGGCATTCGTGTCGCGGGACGCGGCGATGGCCGAGCAGGTGAGCGCGCGCGACCGCAAGGTCGACGAGGTGTACGCGAACATTTTCCGCGACTTGCTGTCGTACATGATGGAGAACACCCGCAACGTTGCGCAGGCGTCGTCGCTGCTGTTCGTGGCCAAGCAACTGGAACGGGTCGGCGACCACTCGACCAATATCTGCGAGTCGGTGATCCTGGTCACCACCGGCAAGCACGTCGATCTGAACCGCGACTGA
- the pstB gene encoding phosphate ABC transporter ATP-binding protein PstB, which translates to MATQMNTHAADLPAPSADSSALSVTGLNVYYGAFQAVRDMSMNFGTRRITALIGPSGCGKSTVLRSMNRMNELVPTARTEGVVTFQGRNIYDADVDPVEVRRRIGMVFQKPNPFPKSIYDNIAWGARINGFTGSVDELVEKSLRQAALWDEVKDKLADSGLGLSGGQQQRLCIARAIAVHPEIILMDEPCSALDPIATLRIEDLMRELAAHYTIIIVTHNMQQAARVSDYTAFFMMDEDRSGYLVEYGPTGRIFTNPDEKRTEDYISGRFG; encoded by the coding sequence ATGGCGACGCAAATGAACACCCACGCGGCGGATCTGCCGGCGCCGTCCGCCGATTCCAGCGCCCTTTCGGTAACCGGACTGAACGTCTACTATGGTGCATTCCAGGCGGTGCGCGACATGTCGATGAACTTCGGAACGCGGCGCATCACGGCGCTGATCGGGCCGTCCGGCTGCGGCAAGTCGACCGTGCTGCGTTCGATGAACCGTATGAACGAGCTGGTGCCCACCGCGCGCACCGAGGGCGTGGTGACCTTCCAGGGCCGCAACATCTACGACGCGGACGTCGACCCGGTGGAGGTGCGGCGCCGCATCGGCATGGTGTTCCAGAAGCCCAACCCGTTCCCGAAGTCGATCTACGACAACATCGCCTGGGGCGCACGCATCAACGGCTTTACCGGTAGCGTCGATGAGCTGGTGGAGAAATCCCTGCGCCAGGCGGCACTGTGGGACGAGGTGAAGGACAAGCTGGCCGACAGCGGTCTCGGCCTGTCCGGCGGCCAGCAGCAGCGCCTGTGCATCGCGCGGGCGATTGCGGTCCATCCCGAGATCATCCTGATGGACGAGCCGTGCTCGGCGTTGGATCCGATTGCCACCCTGCGCATCGAGGATCTGATGCGGGAATTGGCGGCGCACTATACGATCATCATCGTCACCCACAACATGCAGCAGGCGGCGCGAGTTTCCGACTATACTGCATTCTTCATGATGGACGAGGACCGTTCCGGGTACCTGGTCGAGTACGGGCCCACCGGCAGGATCTTCACCAATCCTGACGAGAAGCGCACCGAGGACTACATTTCAGGGCGCTTCGGTTGA